One window of Chryseobacterium indologenes genomic DNA carries:
- a CDS encoding serine hydrolase domain-containing protein, protein MKTLLWNAFIGIFLILQLTSCKQQPQDVVNAYYKKGEFNGSVLIVKNGKVVCDTALGFRNIEKELRSDKNTSFYIASLSKPFTAAAIMILQQKGLLKLDDKASQFIELPEYAKNITIRQLLHHTSGISDYENLFSKKGLTNKDVMDWLFSLKNLDFIPDSKFKYSNSGYIILSQIIEKVSGKSYHTLINEQIITPLKMNDTYVYEPSTIIQNKALGYNQQKKPDDYSILTTGDGGIYSTPEDLYKFDQTLRNYTLISKENTALMYTPAKLSGGQVSNYGFAWFIEHERGEKTAMHTGGLNGFKALFWRDLEHNSCIIALTNQGDAFPLGNFLNDIKKTIQ, encoded by the coding sequence AACAGCAGCCTCAGGATGTTGTGAATGCGTATTATAAGAAAGGAGAATTCAATGGTTCTGTTCTGATCGTGAAAAATGGCAAAGTGGTATGTGATACTGCTTTGGGATTTCGTAATATTGAAAAAGAGCTCCGATCAGATAAAAATACTTCTTTTTATATTGCCTCTCTCAGCAAACCTTTTACTGCTGCAGCGATTATGATTCTACAGCAAAAAGGTTTATTGAAGCTGGATGATAAGGCATCTCAGTTCATTGAACTTCCTGAATATGCTAAGAATATCACGATCAGGCAGCTTTTGCATCATACATCGGGAATCAGTGACTATGAGAATTTGTTTTCGAAAAAAGGTTTGACCAACAAGGATGTGATGGACTGGCTGTTTAGCCTTAAAAATCTTGATTTCATTCCTGACAGTAAGTTTAAATACAGCAACAGCGGATATATTATTCTTTCTCAGATTATCGAAAAGGTATCCGGAAAATCTTATCATACTTTGATCAATGAACAGATCATCACGCCTTTGAAGATGAACGATACGTATGTGTATGAACCTTCCACGATTATTCAAAATAAAGCATTGGGATATAATCAACAGAAGAAACCTGATGATTATTCCATCTTAACAACCGGTGACGGCGGAATTTATTCTACTCCTGAAGATCTGTATAAATTTGATCAGACCTTGAGGAATTATACTTTGATCAGTAAAGAAAATACAGCGCTTATGTACACTCCTGCAAAACTCTCCGGCGGCCAGGTTTCAAATTACGGGTTTGCCTGGTTTATAGAACATGAAAGGGGTGAAAAAACCGCAATGCATACAGGGGGGCTCAATGGTTTCAAAGCTTTATTCTGGAGAGATCTGGAGCACAACAGCTGTATTATAGCACTTACCAATCAGGGAGATGCATTCCCTTTGGGTAACTTTTTAAATGATATTAAAAAAACTATTCAATAA
- a CDS encoding DUF4180 domain-containing protein: MIIQSHEINTIKIAEVISDNIIIQSAQDGLDLMGNIYYQGFDKVILYEKNITPEFFDLKTKIAGEILQKFSNYRIGLAIVGNFDQYESKSLKDFIFESNKTKQVNFLKSLAEALDSLSQ, translated from the coding sequence ATGATTATTCAATCTCACGAAATTAATACGATAAAAATTGCAGAAGTTATTTCTGATAATATAATCATCCAATCTGCACAGGACGGGCTGGATCTTATGGGAAATATCTATTATCAGGGTTTTGATAAAGTTATCCTTTATGAAAAAAACATCACTCCTGAATTCTTCGATTTAAAAACAAAAATTGCGGGTGAAATTCTTCAAAAATTCTCAAACTATCGTATCGGACTGGCTATTGTAGGTAATTTCGATCAATATGAGAGTAAAAGCCTGAAAGACTTTATTTTTGAAAGCAATAAAACAAAACAGGTGAATTTCCTCAAATCATTGGCGGAAGCGTTAGATAGTTTATCACAATAA